The genomic region GGGTTCTATCACCATTGGAACACAAGGTCTTGAGCGAGTAGAAGAGTTCTTATGTATGATTAACAACCACCATGGCTGCACCAGGTAAGTTTTTCTCATTACATTTGATCGTGACCTAGCTAAGCATGCTAATATGATTTGGGTTGTTCTTACAATTATATCAACTTTAAGAGAAATATGGTGTGCTTAGAATGCGATCATAAAAGGTCTAAGGCAGCACATTCTTCAGAGATTTCAGCTGAACCTGTATGTGATGACGGAGGCTACCTTAGGAAGTTGAAGAGTTTGAATTCTACTGACATTACTGATAAGAGTCAATTTACACAAAGTCCAACTAGAGCTGCAGACAAGTGGAGATTTGCAAACCAAGGAGATGACGGCTGCAATCGTTCGAACTCATGGAATGAGGCTTCTGCGTTAGTAGGTTTTCCCGCCACAGGAGGTAAGATGGAACTGTCTCAGAATCTGCAAAAAAAGGACTTGTGGAAGTTGAAGATGTTAGAGAGgagcaaaggcaccttgacgCATAAGGCAAACAATAACGAATCTAGGTttgtcaaaattccaaaaagTTTGGAGCTTTCTGATTCAACCGACGATGAAGACATGTCAGAGTGGTTTGGGGACGGAGGAAACCTGGAAACACCAATGTAATCTGGATAAGAAAATATCAAGTTTGGTTTGAAATCTGTGTAGGTCATAAATCGTTTGGATTCGATTAGAACCCACATTGTTTTCATTTGTAAGCTTTAGTCATTGATGTTTGTACTGCTCAAAGTGATTTATAAAAGATTTGTCATTAGTTCCTTTATTTTACCTTTGCATGAACTCTGCAAGAGTAAACTGACGGTAAAGTGCCGGTTTCACCGGCGAGACCAGCTCCGGCAATGGGCCATATGTGTCCTCTTGAGTGCAAAAACACTGCGACTGACACCCGAGGTTCGCGGTATGGGTTTGCCAACACCCGATGAAGAGCAGCTTTGTACTCACCGTTGGACATAATCTGAAAAATTAACCAACGAATTATTCAATTATTCCATTTCGATTTTGTGATGAAAAGATACACACATATTCTAGACAACTCCAATACTCGAGAGATTTTTTCAAATGTTAGGTATTCAAACGGTACTCtacatgttataatataagtgaacggaataatatatatattttttttttgtccctcCAAGATGGTCAAGGCTCGAGACGACACTATCATCGGTAAAAAGAGGCACTCCATCAGAGGATGTCCACAACATAGTtgggggttaagccacttaacCATAGAGGCAAATGAATTCAATGAGCGACAATACGCAACAAGGGATCTATAGCCTTCACTCCCCTAATCAAATCACTCTATCACAATCATGACCGTCTCAGATACATGCCCTTGATGTATGCTGTTTTTTTTGCATTTAGGTAAAAAAAATATGGTGTTAGGCAACTTGACCCATGCAAAATAAGACAGCCTTCGCTCACAAAAAAGGGGCGCGCTTCAGACATGCAAAGCGAGGCAAGCTCTGCACACAAAAAACGAGAAAGGATACCTTGCACAAATCACGGTGATTGCTGCGCACGGAAATGAGGTTGGCTTCGTGCACACCAAAACGATGTGGGCTCCGTGGACGCAAAAAGATGCGGACTTCTGGCAAGTAAAACAACACGGATACCTCACATTTAGAGCGAGGCAAATCCAGGCACACAAGATGAGGGGTGCTTCGCGCATGCAGAACAAGGCGAACTCCTAATTGCTCAAAAAACAAGTTGAGCTCCAAGcaaggaaaaatatattttaaagaacATTAATATGATAGTTTAGGTAAAAGCATATAACTTTCATGTCACCATTGCAACCTTGTAGGGTAGTTtaggtaaaataaaatttacctgAAGTACGTCGCCAACGTTAATAGCAAGTCCCTAGCAAGACCACCAGGAACTGGCTTCACATCCAACCAACCCTCACCATAACTTAAACTGGAACCCACCCCGTTTGACCCTGAAGGAGCACGGTCAGCACTCAGCACTCTCTGATCAGAATGAGATGCATGCCCCACCGTCCGATCAAGCTGCGGGCAGTACGGGTAGTAATGACCCACCATTGCCCGGCTTTCGTCCATACACGTCATTTCCCTCAACTTACCGGGGCCCAATCCCAGCCCTTCGCTTGTAAGTTCCAACAGCACCTCTCCCAGACGTAGGATCTCCCGGTCCCACCCAACAAACTCGTCTTTTGACAAATACCCGGCACTTGTTCAAGAACCAGGATTTGACCCTCTGCCGACTGCTCGTGGAACGCCTTGATGGATTCGATCGTACGGTCCAAAATCGGTGATGGGATACCTTGGTTGGTGATCTGAAAGAACCCCGTGCTCGGCACGCGCGACTGATTTTGTCAACGACGGATGAGCGGTGATGGGTGTGGAGGCCGGCGATGTCAACGGTGGGGATTATTGGTGGTCGTGTATCGGGTCGAAAACCTTTTAATATTTCGGACGGGTGGATAAAGAAGCGGGAATGGAGGATTGGAGCTGTCGAATTGCTTGATTTCTTCAGCTCTATAGTAATCCAGTTAGCCGATCAAGGTGTTCTCTGTAGAAAACCAAGATCCACAGTTTCTAAATATCTCTCCTATATTGATTAATCAGATAATCTTACAATGATGCAGCATTGTATATATAGACAGTACACTGCtcttacaattacaattatatCCCTGTCTAATCTATTTATTTACATAAGAATCATAACAAACATTTAACTAATTTTACTTGACtctttacaccccctcaagctgaaCTTGGAGGCATCGAAAGGTCCAAGGGCAAGCTTGGATTGCAGATACAGAAACCTAGATTTAGACAGAGATTTGGTATGAATATCAGCTAACTGATCTTGAGAACACACATACTGGactttgagtagattagcaaggACCAACTCGCGAATATAATGGTAATCAAGTTCAATATGCTTGGTGCgagcatgaaagactggattggATGCAAGGGATATGGCAGACAGATTATCACACCAGAGAGAAGGGACTTGAGGAAGCTGGAGACCAAGATCTTTGAACACTTTGCAAATCCAGGTGATTTCAGCGGCTGTGTGCGCTAATGATCTGTATTCGGCTTCAGTTGAGGAACGAGCAACCGTGGGTTGCTTCTTAGCACTCCAGCTAATAAGATTGGATCCCAGGAATATGCAATAGCCACTAGTAGATCGACGATCGAATGGACagccagcccaatcagcatcagaatAGGCAGTAAGATGAACATTACCTTTCGTGAACCACAAACCATGACTGACTGTGGCTTTGAGGAATCTGAGAATACGTTTGGCTGCTTGAAGATGTGGTTCGCGGGGAGCATGCATAAACTAACAGACTTGATTGACAGCAAAGGATAAATCAGGTCGTGTCCAAGTTAAGTATTGCAAAGCACCCACAATAGATCGGTATTCTGCTGGATCAGGTAACAAGGGACCAGTGTGATCGAGTTTGAGAGATCCAAGAGGAGTGAGGCATGGTTTAGCACCATCCATGCGGGTCTTGTGAAGTAAGTCAAAAATATACTTGCTTTGATGTAAGAAAAGACCAGCAGCAGATCTCTGAACCTCAAGACCCAAAAAATAGTGCAAAGGGCCTAAATCCTTCACGGGAAAAACAATACTTAAGGTCTGAATGAAACGTTGACAAACTGCAGGATTTGGACCTGTGACAAGTATGTCATCGACATACACCAAGACAAAAACAGGAACAGATTCTTGGAGCACAAATAAAGAAGCATCAGATTGAGATTGATGAAAACCCAAGGACTGAAGTACTGCAAATAATTTGTCAAACCAGGCCCGAGGggcttgtttcaatccatacaaGGATTTACGAAGCTTGCAAACATGAGTCGGATaatttggatcattgaaaccaGGAGGTTGCTGCATGTAGACATCTTCTTGAAGGTCACCGTGCAGAAAAGCATTACTGATATCCAATTGATTGAGAAACCAGTCATATTGAACTGCAAGAGATAGAAGAATCCGAATGGTGACAGGTTTTGCAACAGGACTAAATGtttccttgtaatccaaacCAGCTTGCTGATGAAATCCTTTGGCCACAAGCCGAGCTTTGTAACGGTCTATAGTACCATTGGGATGTTTCTTAACTCGAAACACCCACTTACATCCAACAATATTTTGTTGGGAGGTAAAAGGAACGAGAGACCAAGTGCCGGTTGACTGCAGAGCATTTATTTCTTCCTGCATAGTAGCCCTCCAGTGAGCATGTTTTGAGGCCTGAAGATAAGTGGTGGGAAGAATATCAACCGTATCAGGTAAAGGGTGTTTGGTGGCGGAGTAGGCTTTCGGTTTAGAGATACCAGCTTTGGATCTAGTGATCATAGGATGAGTATTAGGAACAGAAGAAGGGGCAGAAAAAAGATTCACTGAAACATCAACAGGTACTGGAACATCAACAGGTACTGGAAGATCCTCAGGAGGTACTGGAACATCAACAGGTACTGGAAGATCCTCTGGAGATACAGGAACATTAACAGATACTAGAGGATGCACGGGAGGTACAGAGTGAGCAGCAGGTATTGTGAATTGTAGATTGACAGATGAATTCATTGGAGAAGTATCAGCAAGAACATGAGGTGCATTAGGAAAATCAGATGATAAACTCTGAAAGGGAAAGGTAGTCTCGTCAAAGATGACATGCCGAGAGATATATACCTGTTGTGTAACTGGATCAAGGCAACGATACCCCTTGTGTTGAAGACTGTACCCAAGGAAAACACAGGATTTACTCTTGCTGGCCAACTTAGATGTAGTATAGGGTTTGAGCCAGGGATAACAACAGCAACCAAAAATCTTGAGTCGAGAATAATCGGGAGGAGTGCCAAAGAGGAGTTCCCAAGGGGACTGCAGTACACCACCAAGGGGAAGGCAATTGATTAGATATGTAGCAGTGGAAAAAGCTTCAACCCAAAACATATGAGGCACTTGAGATTTCACGAAGAGTGTACGAGCAGTTTCAACTAAATGACGATGTTTCCGTTCAACACATCCATTCTGCTCAGGAGTATGAGGACAGCTAAATTGTTGCAAAATGCCATGAAGTTTAAGAAAATTCTGAAATTGATGACTGGTAAACTCACCCCCTGAATCAGAGCGaacaacttttattttattaccaaGAGTGTTCTCTACATAGGACTTGTACTCCACAAAAGTTGAAAATACAGAAGACTTGGACTTTAAGGGAAAAAACCAACTATACTTGCTGTGATCATCAACAATAAGCAAGTAATATCTATAGCCACTCACTGATACAACAGGAGATGGTCCCCAGACATCACAGTGCAACAAATCTAGACTTTTAGTAGATACAGATTGATGAGTACCAAAAGGAAGCTTGTGATTCTTTGCTAAAGCACAGTCTTTGCAGAAGAAGGCCAGAgaagagttgccttgaacaacaaCTTTATTGGTAGACAAGACTTTGCGAAAAATAGCAGAAGATGGATGACCAAGGCGGCTGTGCCATATGCGAACATTAGCAGAAGTACTTACAAGTGCAGTATGAGTATGAGTGACAGGAGAGAGAACAGATGAACCATGAAGCGGAAAGAAGCCATCTTTAACTTGGCCCCGCAAAAGCGTCTTCCCCGTAAAACGATCCTTGACAGAGGATCCATGAATGTCAAGTGTTAATGAACAATCATTATCTTTAATAAACTGATAAGCAGAGAGAAGACTATGTTTCATTTGAGGCACATGAAGAACATTTTGCAATTTAAACGAGTGAGCAGGAGTATGCAAAATAGAGGTGCCAATATGATCTATAAACAGACCTTTACCATCTCCGATGTACACCTTGTCTTCACCATGGTAGGGAGTAGGAGATTGAATATTTGATATATCATTCGTAATGTGAGAGGTAGCACCCGAATCAATGAGCCAAGGATTGGAGGACTTTGCAGTATAGTGAGCACACATGGCAGCAAGTTTAGCTGGAGGAAACTTGCCTGAGATTTCGGGATTCATTCTGTCGAAGCAATCAAGAGCTTCATGACTAGTAGAgccacaaatttgacaagaagTTTTGGATCCTGAAGAGGAAACATGACGATTGAATCCAGAATTATAAGATCCTCGAGTGAAACCAGAGTTGAAATTCCCACGATTGGAACCACGATTGTAGCTGCGATTAGAACCACGGTTAAAGCCTCGGGTAGAACACGATTGTAGCCTCTGTTAGAATTATATTGAAAAGAATTCTGAAGTGGTGATGCTCTAGGATTGTGAGCAGCAAGAGCTTGTGGTGGTGTAGGAAGGAGAGGCGGTTGACTTTGCACAGAGAAGGCATGAAAGGGCTCAGAAGAGGAAAGTTTCTTGCGACGCTCCATGGACAACTCCTTAGCGAGCAACAGGCCATGTAATTCATCCAACGAAGTAGAAGAAAGGCGAAGTAAGATGGAATCAGTGaaagattcaaaatcatcagTAAGACCTGCAAGAGTCGCAGCAATGAGATCACGATCAGTAACAGATGCACCAGCGGCAGTGAGAGAATCGGAGATCTCCTTGATTTGTTGAAGATAGCCAGCCATGGATTGAGAGCCTTTCTGAACATTTTGAAGCTTCGAACGCAATTGATGAATATGTACATCTGAGATACCACCAAAACGCTGCTTAAGCTTGAGCCAGAGAGCACGAGCAGAAGAGACACCGACTGTGAACGGAATAATTTCCTCAGAGAGCGTCGAATTGAACCAGATAAGTAAATTCTGATCTTTCCCATACCATTGCTCAAAACCTGGATTGATGGAGCGATCTGGAAGAAAGGGAGATGGACAAGGCTCAGTGCCATCAACAATCCCTAGAAGCTTGTAGCGACGGAGAATCGGAGCAAACAAAGCTCGCCACGGCAGATAATTGGATCGCCGAAGCTTGATCGGAACCATACTGCCAATGTTCTGAATCGTGAGAGAATTATACATCTGAGAGGTATTGAGATTTGGGGAAGAGGAATTAGGGTTTGAGGGAGGCACCGAGtcaattggagaagaagaatCGGAGGGAGAAGCCATCAAGATTCAAGAAAAGGAAGCAAGAATCTGAATCGGAGGAGAACAACACTTCAAACAATCACGGCGGAGAAGACGATCGGAGAAGACGATCAAAGAAGAGCGGAAGAAGGCAGGATCGAAGAAGCCGTGAGGCGGTGTGGCGATGGTACCATGTAGAAAACCAAGATCCACAGTTTCTAAATATCTCTCATATATTGATTAATCAGATAATCTTACAATGATGCAGCAGTGTATATATAGACAGTACACTGCtcttacaattacaattatatCCCTGTCTAATCTATTTATTTACATAAGAATCATAACAAACATTTAACTAATTTTACTTGACTCTTTATTCTCCATCGCCGCTGCCACCATGCTGTTATTTCTGTTCAAATTTCACCTCGATTCCCATTAGAGGGCTACCCATGAATGCTGTTAATCATGAACTCCGGCATTTGATAATCCAATTCGTATTTTTATTGTAGTAAAGATAAGTTACACACATTTCAAATACAGTTTTGGTCAAATAGTAGTATTTTACAGCTCAAAGTGATTTAGCAAAGCTTTGCCATCCAATCCTTTCTGGAAGAACCTTTGCATGAACTCCGAGAGCGTAAACTGCCGGTAAAGTGCCGGTTTCTCCGGGGATACTAGCTCCGGCAATGGCCCATATGAGTCCTCCCTTCTGCTCGAATTGAAAAACACAGCGATGGCCACACGTGGTTCACGGGATGAGTTCGCCAACACGCGATGAGCTACACTTTGGTATTCACCATTGGAAATAATCTGAAAATGAACCAAACCATTTGGTTTCAGTTTCACAGTCAACAAAATAAAGGCCAAATATCTCTATTGCCCGCCAAAAGTAAGGTAAATTCTCACTTTGCCCacctttgcttttgttttgtctTCGACTTTGCTCCTTGTCGTCATCTCCGtccaaattttgattaaaaatgaTAACGTTGCATGTATAATTTCATCTAAAATTCTGTGCGAATTTTATTTTGACATCATATAATATATTTCAACACCTAGTTTATTCTTTATACCTATATTATTTTGGAAATTGAGATTTAAACCCCTAAACTATCACACCAGTTGAAATTGATCTCTTAAACTATTTTTTGGTAACTATTTAAAATCAGTCAATTCACCGTTTATCGATAGATTGCGaaatcaattccatcaaattcaatggCAAATAGTCATTTCATCATCAATTGTTACTTATTAGTTATAACcaccaataaaattttgacatataGACACGaaataattcaaaaacatatagcataataagaaaacataaaataaaaaaaccaaacgtTTACATAACAGACCATCTCACGTTGTCGttacacattattttgttttcaaatgtcATAAGTTTATTGGTGGTTATAGTTGGTAAGTAAGAATTGATGAAGAAAAGACTAATTTTCCTCTGAATTTGACCAAATAATGGATGGAATTTACCGACAATGAGTAAATTGGCTGATTTCAAATAATTCAGGggattaatttaccaaaaaaatagtttaggggtCAAATGACAGTTTACcctattatttttaattattctaCAATATCTGGATTAAGTGATGGTAGGGTTTGAGTATTGGGTGtgaatttattgataaattttagctTTATTGTTAATTTATCTTGTACTTAATGATAATAATGGAATAGGATAAAAAAAGACAATTCGAATTTAAAGTTTAACCTGGATGTAGAGAGAAATCAAataagttcaaataaaattttcctatcGTTACCACCTCTtcaaatttaatgaaatttaagATGGAGTTTATTGCATAGAGCAACTTGGAACACAAAACACCACTCAAGGGGCAAGGTAGggttattacttaagcgttggtaaacgtctttatttttattagtgaaatatcatttagtttgtaaattatGCCTCCAAATGTAGTCTACATAGCATTacccttttaaattttaataatgattaatgtcactaataaaaaacaaacacgTTAATctacacttaagtaataatccttTATCAACCTTCATGTCATCTAGTTTACAAAATTCAATCTCCTATCccattgtaaatttgtaaaatcctcatttttttagtaaatttcACAACCTAAAAACAAAGCGATCAGtttttagagaaattttttaaagtgCTCAAAATATTGTCTGATACACCAAATATCTAATTAAATGagttgattattattattattatttttaaattcatcatttgtatgcaattTATATGCAGTGGGCAGAAAGTAAGCAATATATTTTCACACGTAGTTAAGggtaaaaatggaatttaacTGAAGAAAATCCCCAACGTTGATAACGAGAGCACCGGGGACAGGTTTCACATCTACCCAACCCTCACCGTACTTCACCTGCAGCCCACCCATGTGATCCTGAAGCAGCACGGTCAGCACTCCTGGGTCAGAATGAGATGTAAGCCCAACCGTTAGATCAGGTTGCGGGCAGTATGGGTAATAATTCCCCACCATCGCCCTCCCTTCCAGACACGTCATCTCCCGCAACCTCTTAGAATTCAATCCCAGCCCTTCGCTCGCCAACTCCATAAGCACCTCTCCCAGCCGTTTGATCTCACGGTCCCACTCAACAACATCCTCTCGGCAAATCTCCGGCACTGCTTCAGGAACCGGCGGAATCGGGCCCAACCTCATTTGAAGCGTGTCCCTCCAGCTGGCGGCTTTTGAGCTGTAGAGGTCCAGGTTGGAGAAATACGATACGCCCGTGCCCATCTCTCTACGGTAGAAGCGCGCTTTCACCTCCGTCGGCTGCTCGTGGAAGTCCCTGATGGCTGCGATCGTGCGGTCCAGGATTACGGATGGGATGCCGTGATTAGTGATCTGGAAGAACCCGAACGTGCGGCAAGCGCGGCTGATTTGGTCGACGATGGAGGAGCGGCGATGGGTGTGAAGATCCGCGAGGTCGATGGTGGGGATTGGGATATCGGGTTTGGTATGGTGTCGGAGGTCGGGTAGAGATTCGGGCGGGTGGATGAAGAAGCGGGGGATGGAGGTGAGGCCAGAGTCAACGAGGCCTTTGACTCCGAGCTTGGAGCTGTCGAATTGCTTGATTTCTTTAGCTCTATCGTAATCCAGTTCGCCGATCACGGCGTTCTCCATTGCTGATACAGAGAATACAACTTGAACGAGGCCTTTCCGACTTTACCGTCTCAAACAAGCCTGAATGACCTTACTGTCTCAATCCTGACTGACGACTAGATTTACTTGAAAGAGTTGCCTTCCATGCCCGGTTAAGTTCGTCTTTAGGGAAAAAAGCCTTTCCTTGCCTTACCGGACAGTAATAATTcataattttaaaaactaaaaaaatataaaagttgatgattggtttattaattaaatgttaatGGACGTACTCATTTATATTGATGATACtttatttagtttgtaattttaatctctaaatttaattttcttagcaTTACTCAATTTTTAACTTAAATTGGTAAATCAAATGAGGCATCACCAAttgaaaataagcacgttaattaacgtttaagtaataatataatcatcaacaatcatatcatttaatttgcaaacttaatttacaaaatttagttttcatataattattattttcattagaCAAAACAGAGAGCACAAGTGCCTAAACTATTGTATAGTCCTAACACAATGGGTCATGATAAGGTTCTAACAATTGCAACAATATAAAATGCAGAGAAAATGTAAAGTTATTACACAAACTCTCAAGTCCCTCCTACTTAACATTTGTTTGGAACTAATTTTATATTATCGGACCGAGTAATCGAGATCGTTGAATGATAAAGTGATTAAAATGATTTGTAGTTATTATCGAAAAATAACATTATGattttaatcatgatattatctctTAGTAATATATAAAATTAGTTAAACCTAATATTTGTCTAAATCCTAATTGATTTGAATGATGTTCGAATGTAGGGATATGCTTTAAGGATGCAGGATGGGGTGATTAtcatataagtgaaaatggtGCGCGCCTTTTGATGTTGATTTGGTTTTGGCCACATGGATTCATCTGAGCAAAAATACAGGAGATGCCGCATGCAATGGCATATTCCAGTTTAAACTGGAACTATCATGATGATCCTGTGAATGGGATTTCATTTGCATGGATTGCGTGTAGTCGGAAGAAAGCATGTGGCATGCATGGCTGCATCCGGACAAAAAAGTGGTcaactaaaagtaaaataatggTATTAAATAATGATGAGATAAGAAATTTAGGTAAGCTAGGCTTTTTGTATGGTGATGGAtgccgttagatgagtttgaagtAATAAGAATTGAAGGTACTTTGAGATCTCAAAGGGATGCCTTTGTCTCCTTCTATAGAAGCCCACGGGCATACGGAGACTAGGGAAATTTTTGCCGTGATGTGTCAAAGATAATATCAGTTATTTTGATATGGTTTTTGGAGTGTATTCGGAAAAGGTCTTTATTGAATTGGCGATCAAGGAGATTTGGCTATAAATATAAAGTTGTAAACAT from Pyrus communis chromosome 4, drPyrComm1.1, whole genome shotgun sequence harbors:
- the LOC137732010 gene encoding 1-aminocyclopropane-1-carboxylate oxidase homolog 4-like, whose translation is MENAVIGELDYDRAKEIKQFDSSKLGVKGLVDSGLTSIPRFFIHPPESLPDLRHHTKPDIPIPTIDLADLHTHRRSSIVDQISRACRTFGFFQITNHGIPSVILDRTIAAIRDFHEQPTEVKARFYRREMGTGVSYFSNLDLYSSKAASWRDTLQMRLGPIPPVPEAVPEICREDVVEWDREIKRLGEVLMELASEGLGLNSKRLREMTCLEGRAMVGNYYPYCPQPDLTVGLTSHSDPGVLTVLLQDHMGGLQVKYGEGWVDVKPVPGALVINVGDFLQSNGLVHFQIISNGEYQSVAHRVLANSSREPRVAIAVFFNSSRREDSYGPLPELVSPEKPALYRQFTLSEFMQRFFQKGLDGKALLNHFEL